The Deltaproteobacteria bacterium genome contains the following window.
CCATCGGGAGCACAACCAATGGCACGACCGTTTCATTTCAAGTTAGCGAAAATTCTCGAATACCGACGTCAGGTCGAGGACCAGGCCAAGCTCGCCCTGGCCCAGGCCCGTCAAACCCGGGCCGAGCACATGGCCAGGGTTGAGCGTCTGCGGCTTGATTTCCAATCCTGCCTGCGCGAGTTCAGTGCCCACAAGCAACTCACCCAGGCGGATCTCTGGCTCTGGAGCTCCTACCGGGAACGACTTGCCCAAGACATGGCCCAGGCTGAAAAACATCTGACCGAGTTGGACAAGCTGGTTGAAACCCGGCGCAAGGAATTGGTGGCCAAGGCCCTGGAACGGAAACTCCTGGAAAAACTTCGAGCCAAACAGGCGGAAAAGCATGAACACGACGCGCAGCGCAAGGAACAAAACGAATTCGATGAAACAGCCACCCTCCGCCACGGGCGTGCGTCTTACTAGGCTGGCCCAGGCCGCGGCCATGCTGGCGGCCATCAAGCTGGCGGCCATTTGCAGCCTGTGGTTCACCCCGCAAACACCCATCGAACCCGTGTTTCCGCCCATTGTCATGCGCCAGGCCCTGGCCGCGAGAACAGCCCAGGCCGCGGACGCCCCCGCCAACGCCACCCAGGACAATGCCACGGCCCAGGCCTCGAACGCATCCGGCGACGCCCCAGCCACGACCCAGGAGCAGCGTGCCCGCCAGACCGAACTGGACAAGCGCGAGGCCGATTTACGGACCCTGGAACGGGAGTTGAGCGCCAAGCTCGAAAGTCTCAAAGCCTTGGAAAACAAAATCCAGAAAATGATCGACCAGGCCGACGCCATCCGGGACCAAAAAATCACCCACCTGGTCGACGTCTATTCCAATATGAAACCCAAACAGGCGGGACAGGTTCTTTCGACCCTGGAAGAATCCATCGCTGTCAAGATCTTGGCGGGGATGAGCGGTCGCAAGGCCGGAGAAATTCTGTCCTCGGTTGACGCGGCCAAGGCGGCCAAGCTGACCGAAAGCCTGACCAAATTGCAAGTCGGCCAGGACGGTCAGTGATGCCCCGCGTTCGTCTTACCGTGGCCTATGTCGGCACGCGCTACCATGGCTGGCAGATTCAAGAGCGCGGCGACACCATCCAGGGCATGCTCGAAGCCCGGCTCGGCCGTATTTGCCAAGCCCCCGTGCGCGTGCACGGCTCGGGCAGGACCGATGCCGGGGTTCACGCCCTGGGGCAGGTGGCCCACTTCGACGCCCCGGAATCCAAAATCCACATTCCCTGGCAAAAAGCCCTCAATGCCATGCTGCCGAATGACATCGCCATCGTCGAGGCGCGCGAAACGGACGCATCCTTCCATGCCCGGTTTTCGGCCACATCCAAACGCTACAGCTACACGCTCTGGACCGAACCGGCCTTCACCCTGCCCCAACGCGCCCCGTTTGTCTGGCCCGTGCGCGGGCTGGATCTTATTGCCATGGATCAGGCGGCCGCGCTCGTGGCCGGAACCCACGATTTTTCCAGCATGCAGAACGCGGGCACGGACGTGCGGGGCACGATCCGGACCCTGGAACCCATCACCCGCGCGCCGGGACCGCACCCCGGAGAATGGATTTTTACCTTCCGGGCCAACGGCTTCCTGAAGCAGATGGTCCGCAACCTGATGGGACTCTTGGTTGAGGCCGGGCGCGGCACGCTCTCGCCCGGCGATGTCACCCGCATCCTGGAGTCCCGGGATCGCCGCCTGGCCCCGGCCACGGCTCCGGCCCAGGGTCTGTGTCTGGAGGAAGTACATTATGAACCCGGCCAAACACCCGACTAGGCGCGCTCCGCTTCACGGAAGCGCGCCCATCCGGAGGATCCCATGGCCCTGAGCGACCTGCAGCAACTCTTCGTCTACTACACCGCAAGCCAGATGTGGCAACAGGACCTGCTGACCAACGTCTAT
Protein-coding sequences here:
- the fliJ gene encoding flagellar export protein FliJ, producing MARPFHFKLAKILEYRRQVEDQAKLALAQARQTRAEHMARVERLRLDFQSCLREFSAHKQLTQADLWLWSSYRERLAQDMAQAEKHLTELDKLVETRRKELVAKALERKLLEKLRAKQAEKHEHDAQRKEQNEFDETATLRHGRASY
- the truA gene encoding tRNA pseudouridine(38-40) synthase TruA codes for the protein MPRVRLTVAYVGTRYHGWQIQERGDTIQGMLEARLGRICQAPVRVHGSGRTDAGVHALGQVAHFDAPESKIHIPWQKALNAMLPNDIAIVEARETDASFHARFSATSKRYSYTLWTEPAFTLPQRAPFVWPVRGLDLIAMDQAAALVAGTHDFSSMQNAGTDVRGTIRTLEPITRAPGPHPGEWIFTFRANGFLKQMVRNLMGLLVEAGRGTLSPGDVTRILESRDRRLAPATAPAQGLCLEEVHYEPGQTPD